The following are from one region of the Lacinutrix sp. Bg11-31 genome:
- a CDS encoding alpha/beta fold hydrolase: MSHTLITEGKFNYIEAGEGTPIIVLHGLMGGLSNFDAVIDRFSNEGYKVIIPQLPVYTMPLLKTNVKAFSKYLGEFLKFKKFDEVILLGNSLGGHIGLYFTKMNPEKVKALIITGSSGLYESAMGGSYPKRSDYEVIKKKAQDVFYDPAVATKEIVDEVYETVNDRIKLIKTLTIAKSAIRHNMAKDLPKMNTPTCIIWGRNDAVTPPDVADEFNKLLPDSDLFWIDKCGHAAMMEHPTKFNEILGNWLKERKF, encoded by the coding sequence GAAAATTTAATTACATTGAAGCTGGAGAAGGCACGCCAATAATAGTTCTACATGGACTTATGGGTGGCCTAAGCAATTTTGATGCTGTTATAGATCGCTTTAGTAATGAAGGATACAAAGTCATTATACCACAATTACCTGTTTATACTATGCCTCTTTTAAAAACCAACGTTAAGGCATTCTCTAAGTACTTAGGTGAGTTTTTAAAATTTAAAAAATTTGACGAAGTTATTTTATTAGGAAACTCTCTTGGTGGACATATTGGTCTTTATTTTACAAAAATGAATCCTGAAAAAGTAAAAGCGTTAATTATTACAGGAAGCTCAGGTTTATACGAAAGCGCAATGGGCGGAAGCTACCCAAAACGTAGTGATTACGAAGTGATTAAGAAAAAAGCACAAGATGTTTTTTACGATCCTGCTGTAGCAACAAAAGAAATTGTTGATGAAGTTTACGAAACTGTAAACGACAGAATTAAACTAATTAAAACGCTTACTATTGCCAAAAGTGCTATTAGGCATAATATGGCAAAAGATTTACCAAAGATGAATACACCTACTTGTATTATTTGGGGAAGAAATGATGCGGTTACACCTCCTGATGTTGCAGACGAATTTAATAAATTACTTCCGGATTCTGATTTGTTTTGGATTGACAAATGTGGACATGCTGCCATGATGGAACATCCTACAAAATTTAATGAAATTCTTGGAAACTGGTTGAAAGAGCGTAAATTTTAG